ACTCAGATACTTAGAGGCTGGATACTGGATGAGTCCTCCGAGAAGTTCAACCGGTAGAAGACTAACGGCCCCACAGAAGGCCGCCGTCCTGATGATCACGGTAGGGTCCGAGGCGTCGGCGGCCATCTATAAAAATCTCCAGGAAGATGAGATCGAGGAGATTACCCGTGAACTCGTGAGCCTACGCAACGTGGAGTCCAGCACCGTTCACGAGGTGGTGGAAGAGTTCTATACCATGATGAAGGCTCAGGACTTCATCGCGGTGGGAGGCGTAACCTACGCCGAAGAAGTGCTTGAGAAATCTCTGGGACACGATCGGGCCGTTGAGATTTTGCGCCGTATTGAGCGCATGATGAAGGTTCGTGGTTTCAACATTCTTAAGAACGTGGACGCTCATCAACTGCTTGCCTTCATCCAGAAGGAGCATCCGCAGACGATCGCATTCGTTCTTACGCAACTCAGCCCGTCGCAGAGCTCGGCCATTCTTTCAGACTTGCCGCCCGAGCTGCAAGCCGACGTCATCTACCGATTCGCCAACATGGAGCGCGTCGCACCCGAGACGATTGCCTCGGTTGAGGCGGTACTGGAATCTCGGATTGACTTCTCGCAGGGTGCGAGCAAATTAGGCGGCGTGAAGGCGGCCGCCGAGGTCCTGAACATGATCGGCCAATCCGCCGAGCGCTCCATTCTTTCGAAAATCAACGAGCAAGCGCCGGAATTGGCGACGGCCATCAAGAATTTGATGTTCGTGTTTGAAGACATCGTCAATCTGGATGATCGCTCCATTCAGCGCGTGCTGAAAGAAGTTGACAACAAGGAACTGGCTCTCGCGCTCAAGCACGTGAGTCCCGACGTGAAGAAACGCGTGACGTCGAATCTTTCGCAGCGGGCTTCGCAGATGATTCAGGAGGAGATCGAGTACATGGGCCCGGTCCGATTAAAGGACGTCGAGGAAGCGCAGCAGCGTGTCGTGGACATCATCCGCAACCTCGAAGAGGCCGGACAAGTGGTGATCATCGGCGGCACCAAGGCCGAAGAGATGGTGGAGTAACGCAGAGCCATGGGATTGCAGCGAGTGATTTCATCCGAACGAGGCGAGCGACTGCCGAAAGCGGATTTCCAGAGCTTCGACCGTCGCCCGGTGAACTACTACCGGGATCAGCTCGCAGATGAAGAGCACGAATCGGCTCTCCGAGTAAGCGACGAGGAAACGGAAACGCGGGTGGCGCGAGCCGTGGTTGCGGAACGGGAGCGAATCGAACGGGAGCATTGCGAGGAGTCGCGAAGACGGTTTGAAGCGGGACGTGAAGCGGGAAGGAATGAGGCGAACGCTGAACTCAAGCGTGGTCTCGATCTGCTGATGCAATACGCTCAGGTTCTGCAAGCGGAAAAGGGAGAAATCGCGTCGCGCGCCGAAAGGAACACGTTGGATCTCGCATTTGCTCTGGCCCGAAAGATTATTGGCGACGAGATAAAAACCCGCCCCGAGGCGTTCAAGGAACTGATCGCCAAGGCGCTTCGGCAAGTGTTAAGCTGCGATGAGATCAAGCTGCGCGTTCATCCGAACGATCTCTCCTACTTGCAGGAGATACAAACGGATCTGCAGAGTCAACTCGGCGGCAGCGTGCGTTTCGAGATCAAACCGGATGAGAGCGTCGAACACGGCGGCTGCCGGATCGAAACCGAACAGGGGATGTTGGACGCGCAAATATCCAGTCAGCTTGAGACTCTGCGCGGCAGTATCGAAGCATCCGCCGAGATGTCGGAATGAGCGCCGCGTCGGTGATGGAACGGTCGCGTGACGTTCTCCGTGCGGCGTCTCCCTACCGAGCCTTGGGCCGCGTACAAAGGGTGCGGGGATTGATCATCGAATCGCTGGGTCCGCGCGCGACGATCGGCGAACTGTGCCGCATCGGCGCGCGAGATGAGCAGCGACTGGCCGAGGTCGTCGGATTCAACGGAAGCACGACGCTCCTGATGGCGTTGGAGGATATCGGGGGGCTTTATCCCGGTTCGGAAGTGGAGGCGCTGAGACGCCCGCTCACCATCGGTCTTTCGCGACACCTGCTTGGACGAGCAGTCAATGCGCTCGGGATTCCGATGGACGGCGGCCCGGCGATTCCCGTCAGTGAACGACGATCATTACAGGCGCACGCTCCCCATCCGCTTCGTCGTCGCCGTGTCACGCGGCCGCTATCGGTGGGAATCCGCTCCATTGACGGGCTCTTGACGCTGGGGGAAGGTCAGCGAGTCGGAATTTTCGCCGGAAGCGGAATCGGGAAGAGCGTTCTGCTCGGAATGATGGCGCAATTCACGGAGGCCGACGTGGTGGTGATCGGTCTGATCGGAGAGCGCGGACGCGAAGTCCGGGATTTTATCGAGAAGTATCTCGGGGAAGAAGGATTGCGAAAGTCGGTGCTGGTAATTGAGACGTCGGACCGCTGGCCGCTGCTTCGTATCAAGGGCGCCATGACCACCACCACCATCGCGGAGTATTTTCGGGATCAAGGACTCAAGGTGTTGTTGCTGATGGACAGTGTCACACGCGTATGTCACGCCTTTCGTGAGGTCGGTTTGTCCCTGGGCGAGCCGCCGGCGACGCGCGGTTATCCGCCGTCGGTGTTCGCCGCGCTGCCAAAACTCTTGGAACGATCCGGAAACGCCGACAACGGCAGCATCACCGCGCTCTACACCGTATTGGTCGAAGGGGATGACCACACCGAGCCGGTAGCCGACATCGTCCGCAGCATCCTAGACGGTCATATCGTACTGTCGCGCAAGCTTGCCGAACGCAATCACTACCCGGCGGTAGACGTGCTCACCAGCGTCAGCCGGGTGATGCCCGATGTGACCACCAAGGAGCATTCTACCGGTGCGGGCGCGGTCAAAGAGATCATGGCAGCCTACAACGAGGCGGACGATTTGATCAGCGTCGGGGCGTACGCCAAGGGCACTCGACCGTTGGTGGATCGGGCCATCGCAAAGATGCCGGCCATCAACGCCTTCTTGCGGCAACAACTCTATGAATCATCGGATTTCCGGCAGGCCGTGGTAGGGGTGGGCGAACTTGCGAAGACCGAATGAAGACGTTTCACTTCCGGCTTCAGCGGATTCGCGATCTAAGACACGCGCGCGAGAAAGACCGGCTGACCGAGCTGGGTCGCGAGCAGAAACAACTGGCGTATGAAGAACAACGATTGGACATCTTTCGCGGAGAGGCCGGTTCGCAGTTGAATGAAATGAAGGCGGAGCGCGGCCAGCCGTTCAAGGTCTGGCGGCAGACGGTCAGCCTTCGATACATGCACCGCGTGGATCGGGTCATCGAGTACCAATCCGCGCGAGTGGTTGAGCAGACGCACGCGGTGGAAAAGGCGCGTGACAAGTATCTGGATGCAAGACGCGACACTTCCATTCTGGATCGTTTGCGCGAGAAGAAGTTTGGTGAGTGGAAACGAGATGAATTGCGTGAAGAGGGAAAACTCCTGGACGAGATCGGATCCCGTAAGCGAGACGGAGATCAGCCATGAACTTTAAAAAGCTCATCAAGCCGGCCGGCCTTTTTGTGGGCAGCCTCGTCGTAATCAACGTAGGCATTTACTTTCTGCTCATGGCGACCACGCCCAAAATCGGGCCGCGGGCAGAGACGGCGGAGCATCACGGCGATTCGCTCGCGGCGATGGCCCATGCCGATAGTTTGGTGGCGGACGGCCCGCACGCCGATAGTACCGTGGCGGAAGCGGCGCATGGCGCCTCCCCGGAAATGGCCGGACCGCAGCAAGAAAATACTGCAGTCGCTCATGCGTCCACGGATTCTGTTGCGCCTTCACCGGTCTCAACGGAGGTTGCCGAAACTCCGGCGACGTCACAGCCGACTATCGAGCCGACAACCGACGAGCCGACAACCGAAGAGTCCCCGGTGGTTTCCGATGCACCGCGTCGCGAGGCCGAGACCGCGGTGCAGGCGGTAAAGGATGGAGATTCGCGCGAAATCGCCAAGCTGGCGAAATTGCTGCAGGCGATGAAACCGGCCGATGCGGCGGCCATCGCTTCGCAATTGAAAACGGAGCAGATCATCGAGCTCATGATGCGAATGAAGGATCGCTCCGCGGGAAAAATGCTCGCCGAGCTTCCCATCGAACAGGCGGCGCGAGTGGCGGCCCGCATGAGCCAGAGTGCATCTCGAACGGGGAGTGGTTCGTGAAGTCCGCTCTGGACATAGGGCAACTCCTGCTTGGCCCGCGCGCTAAGGGAAAGTGCGGGGACGCCGGCGCTCGATCAACCGGCGCTCCGTCCGGCAGTTTTTTTTCCGTTCTGGGACGCGCCGCGATGAAAGTGCTCGGCGGGAACGAGGCGCCGAAGTTGACTGTGAGCACGGAACTTGGGCAGTCGTCGGTGGTAAAAGTTCTGCCGAAGAATCGCCCTGCCGGCAGCGGGAATAGTTCGCTGTCTACGCTCGGTCTGAAAGCGCGGATGAATGCGCCGGAGCCATCGAGCGAGAGTCCTGAGCATGATCTCATGTTGAACCCGGAGCAGAGTACTCACATTCCGGTACAGAATATTTTAGGGAAGTCCGGCCATACAGTTGAGGTTGCCGCAAAGGCAAAGACGCCAAACGGCAAGCCGGCATCGGTAATCGAAGATAGTGCGAAAACTCCGTTAACGGGGCTGTTGCCGCCGCAGACAACCCTTCCTCACGGCGAAAAATCCGTCGCTTTCGAGAAGAAATTACCGGTGATGGGTCGTGTACATACACCAGGAATTGCAGAAGAGAAGCTGGCGTTGCTTTCTGGGGATACAGAGGTAGATAATCCGGCGTCAAGAGACAAGAAAAGTCCATCCGCTGCGGCGACACGCCTTCCGGAACGTTCTGTCACAACCGTCGCGAACTCAGGGAAACCGGCGAGCGCGACACGTCGCATATCGCACGAGACCGTCGTTGCGCGCGAGGATGTCATGGGCGGTCGTCCGGTGACTTCCGAAAAAATGGAGCCTCGCAAAGCCGACGTAAATTCGCCGACGCGTCGCCAAGCAGCCGGCGACGGAATTCGCGGACAGAGTCAGCCGCTGGATCGCCCGGTGGCGTCCAAACCGGCCAATAATTCGAGGGAATCGCAACTTTTCGTCCGCGATGATGCCGAACAGCGTATGATATCCGAGAAGTCGCGCGTTGCGAGAGACGAGACGGGACGCGTTCGGAAGACCGTGTCGCTTGCAGAGAAAACGGATCGCCCAAGCGATGCCCGGCGGACCGCGAGTATTCGCGACAGGACCATTTCGACGAAGGAGAGTATTCCCGAAAAGGTACGTGTTTCGGAACTCCGGAATATCTCGGCTTCGCACATGACCGAACCGCGGGCGGAGATGCGGAAGGTGACCCCGGTCGAGCCGCGTGCTTCCCGAATATCTCCGAGCGAAGCGCGGAGCAAAATTCAGAATGAGTCTATAAGAAACGAGAAAACTCCGAGTGCAGCAACCAGACGCCTGACAGCATCCCAGTCGCAAAGAGAAGATACTGCATATGCAACTCAGAAGGCGGAAGCTCCCCGACCCGATCAATCTATAACACCGCCTCGCGCGTATTTGGGCGGCGAACGAATCGTTGTTCAATCCGAGCCCACGCGTGTGATACAAGATCCACGCGAGTCGCTGCCGACGCCGTCAAAGAAGGAAACAATATCTTCCCCGACTCCTCGGGCGGTTCGTAGCGCGTCATCTGAAGTCGGAGGCTCTCTGCCCCCAGCGGTTCGCGCTGCAGCGACTCCCCGTTCATCGAGTGCTCTATCTGCCGCGGGCGAGAGAATTGAGATTCCGCGGGCAGCCTCGCGAGATGCAGCGGTTCTTGAAACAGCAGCTCGCGGGATCGAACCGAGGCTTACCGAGAGACCGGGTGGAAACCTCAATCGAGTAGATAGATTCTGGCAAGCGAGAATGACACCGGGCAATCAGCGGACCGTGTCATCACCGGTGGATCACGACACTGCGGCAACGATTGTTGCGAGTCGTGAAGAGAAATTATCTGCGACGCTGAGTGCTGCACGCCTGACCCAGCCGGCAGCCGCCGTTTCACAGGTACGGACGGAACGCTTGCAGCCGCCTGCCGCGTCACTGACATTTTCAAAGAGGAATACCGCGCAGACTCCGCGCGCAAACGAGACAGGTAGCGTTGACGGTAGTCGAA
The genomic region above belongs to bacterium and contains:
- the fliG gene encoding flagellar motor switch protein FliG — protein: MSPPRSSTGRRLTAPQKAAVLMITVGSEASAAIYKNLQEDEIEEITRELVSLRNVESSTVHEVVEEFYTMMKAQDFIAVGGVTYAEEVLEKSLGHDRAVEILRRIERMMKVRGFNILKNVDAHQLLAFIQKEHPQTIAFVLTQLSPSQSSAILSDLPPELQADVIYRFANMERVAPETIASVEAVLESRIDFSQGASKLGGVKAAAEVLNMIGQSAERSILSKINEQAPELATAIKNLMFVFEDIVNLDDRSIQRVLKEVDNKELALALKHVSPDVKKRVTSNLSQRASQMIQEEIEYMGPVRLKDVEEAQQRVVDIIRNLEEAGQVVIIGGTKAEEMVE
- a CDS encoding FliI/YscN family ATPase, with the translated sequence MSAASVMERSRDVLRAASPYRALGRVQRVRGLIIESLGPRATIGELCRIGARDEQRLAEVVGFNGSTTLLMALEDIGGLYPGSEVEALRRPLTIGLSRHLLGRAVNALGIPMDGGPAIPVSERRSLQAHAPHPLRRRRVTRPLSVGIRSIDGLLTLGEGQRVGIFAGSGIGKSVLLGMMAQFTEADVVVIGLIGERGREVRDFIEKYLGEEGLRKSVLVIETSDRWPLLRIKGAMTTTTIAEYFRDQGLKVLLLMDSVTRVCHAFREVGLSLGEPPATRGYPPSVFAALPKLLERSGNADNGSITALYTVLVEGDDHTEPVADIVRSILDGHIVLSRKLAERNHYPAVDVLTSVSRVMPDVTTKEHSTGAGAVKEIMAAYNEADDLISVGAYAKGTRPLVDRAIAKMPAINAFLRQQLYESSDFRQAVVGVGELAKTE
- the fliJ gene encoding flagellar export protein FliJ, giving the protein MKTFHFRLQRIRDLRHAREKDRLTELGREQKQLAYEEQRLDIFRGEAGSQLNEMKAERGQPFKVWRQTVSLRYMHRVDRVIEYQSARVVEQTHAVEKARDKYLDARRDTSILDRLREKKFGEWKRDELREEGKLLDEIGSRKRDGDQP